The Deltaproteobacteria bacterium DNA segment ATCAAAGCCAGGCGAACGTTCAAAAAAACGCGCCAGATCTTCCTGAAGCCTTGCGGAAGCAGTTTGAAGCAAGGTCGAAAGTAAAATTTCTTTTTTCTTATTTTTTGCCTCGGATGAATCTTGATCGAGATAAGGCAAATAAGATTTGAGGAACTCCTGATAAGCCTGTTGATCAGCGCTCTGAAGCAAGACAGATCCCTGTTTAAAGGCAGGGCTATAAACAACGCCCTTTTGAATGAGGGTTTGATAGGCCGAATATTTGGGGAGATCCTTCAAAAAAATCAGGATGGGCGTGTTGGGCGAAAACACCGAAACCGATTGGGGAAAAAGCGTTTCTTCAAAGAGAAGAATCTTTCCGCCTGCAATATTTCCACGAAAAAATTGCAGGGTTTTCAATTGGACTACATTTCCCTGAGGATTTTTTTCATGAGCCGTCACAGCCTCCACTTGGGCAGAAACAATGTAGGGAGAACGCAGAAGGTCTTCAAAGCTGGGGGCTTGGGCAAAAAGAGAAAGAGGAAATAAAAAGAGGATGAGAAAAAATATTTTTTTCATGTGTCGCAAAAGCTAACACCTATTTCCTCATCGACTCAATCAAAATCCTCGCCACTTCAGGCCGTGAAAACTCAGGCGGTGGCAATTCCCCTTTGGAGAGTAGCTCTCGCACCTTGGTTCCCGAAAGCGCCACATGATTTTCTTTGTCATGAGGACAAGTCTTGGTCGAGGCCATGCCTTCGCATTTCTTGCAGTAGAAAGTATGGTCAAAAAACAGGGGAGTAATTGCCAATTCTTCTTTGTTAAAATTCTCAAAAATGAAATGCGCGTCAAAAGTGCCGTAGTAATTTCCCACACCGGCATGATCGCGACCGACGATGAAATGCGAGCAGCCATAATTTTGACGGATTAAGGCATGGAAGATTGCCTCGCGAGGCCCCGCATAGCGCATCGCTGCGGGATTAACGGCAAGTTGAGTACGGTTGGCAGGATAATAATTTTCAATGAGTTTTTCGTAGCATTTCATCCGCACCTCGGCCGGAATGTCGTCGCTCTTGGTGTCCCCCACGAGAGGATGGATGAGGAGTCCATCCACAATCTCCAAGGCACATTTGGTGAGATATTCGTGGGCGCGATGGATGGGATTACGCGTTTGAAAACCCACCACGCGCTTCCATTTCTTTTCTGCAAATAAAGCGCGAAGTTGTGCGGGATCCAAACGGTATTGTAAAAAATGATCGTATTGAACTCGGTTGAGAACAGAGACTTTCCCCGCCAAATACACTTCGCCTTGAGCATAAACCGCGGCAACACCCGGATGGGCGCCCTCTTCAGTTTTATAAACCTTTAAGGCCTCGTTTTTTTTATTGGGTTCAAATTTTTCTTGGAGATGAAGAATAGCAAGAATTTCTCCCTCTGCCGAAAAAGCCCCCTCTCCCTTGAGGGGAGAGGGTTGGGGTGAGGGTGAAAACAACGCAATATCCTTCCCAATCTCATATTTTGCCGAATCTTCTTTTTTCACCGCCAGGGTAATAGGAATGGTCCACGCCAAACCATTCAAGAGCCGCATCTTTTCCACGACATTCTCATATTCCTTTTGGCCCATGAAGCCTTCCAGAGGAGAAAGCGCCCCACAGGCAATCATATCCAGATCACTCCTTTCGCGGGAATTGAGGACGATTTTGGGAAGTGCAGAAACTTGAGTGAGGGCTTTTTCTCTTTCGCTTCCAGTCAGGATACGAGAAATTAATTTTCCACCGTGTGGGGCTATCGCTGGCATAAAAACTCCATAAATCGAGGTTTGAAAATTGACGCGAAGAGTCTAAAGCATTTTTTACGAGGAGGAGTCAAGCGCTTGGAGGATTTCCAGTGTATACCTTCCTATCCCTTCAACTTCCTCCTCAAATTCGAAATCCCCAAAGCAGCCGTTCGTCCCAAGGCGGTATGGTAAAAATTCTTCATGGCAACTTGCAGGCGGGACTTTCCGCCCACAAAATGGCGACCTTCCAGAGGGGTAAGTACCACATCAATTTGACGGATCCAGTTGGTAGAGAGTTTTTTGGCACTTACTTTTTCGTAGAGGTAGGCATAGAGAGAAACAATTTCTTTGAGCTCCAAATTCCAACGCGCAGCAAGTTCGCTGTTCTCTTGAGGGGGAAAATAAGTAAGTAAGGGGAGCACACCCAAATCGGTAAGCACGTCTATGCCTTTTTGGGTAGAGGCATAGGGTTCCAGGCCGATTACCAAATGCGAGGTCACTGCACCACCGGGAAACACCTTCACCGCATATTCCAGGGCCTCAAGGTATCTTTTTTGACGAATTCTTTTTTCTTTTTCGGGGTAGGTTTTGGCAAAGAGTTCGGGATCAAACACGTCCAGGTCGTAATACACCATATCGGTACCCGCCGCATAAGTACGGTCTATCCAGGAATTTTTAGCCGGCGGCATAACGTCTGCTGAAATCAGCAAATTGAAGCGTTCACGAATTTTTTTAATAAGGGGTTCCAGCGTCTTCATTCCCCCATCTTCGGAAGTGGAAAAACCGGAAGAAATATGAATCATCTCGGCAGTGGCATGCTCCATCACCTTTTCCAGAGCTTCCAGGAAATCCTCATCCGTGTAAGGCGTTCCTTCCGGAACCGCCTTGCTGCCGCAATATTTACAATCAAAACCGGATTTTGCAAAACGGCAAGGCCCCCGCGGAGCCGCTACCAGAAAGGCCCCGTGGGAGTGAAGGATGTCATGGATGAGATGCCCCGACTGGACGCGCTCATCAAAGACGGGAGGACGCATCAATAATTTGACTTTGAGGGATTGATCTCGAAATTTCAGCTCAAACTCATTATTTGTTTCGACAACCTGATAAGAAGATTTTTCTTTTTGTGAAACCGTCACCCAGGTATTTTCAGGAAGGATGAGAATAATATCGTCATCCCAACCGGGCAAAGGTTGTATGCCTTGGGCAAAGAGATCAAGTTTGAGGAGGCCGATGTTGAGCATGGGTTAGGGTTCTATTTTTTGAATCAGAATACTTAATGAATGGACAAATTTTTTCGCCGTCTCATACACCTCATCCGCCACCATCACATTATAGGTGTGCGCTGTATTATTTCGATAAGAAAGATACTCAAACCATTGCTCTAATTCGGTTTCATCAATCCAACCCACTTGAACGGAATCTCTAAACACTTGTTTAGGGCTAGGAGACAAGACTGCTTCCAACTCCAAGGCACGCTTTAAAATCTTCCAAGTCAATTCTAAACAATACTCAAAACGTTTGATCACTGAATCACGAACAAAAGAAGAGTAAGGTTGAGCTAAGGCTTCCTCTAAAGTGCATAAAGCTTGCTTCAACTGACTTAATCGAAGAGCGAATTGTTCTTCTTTTTCTTCCATATCTGTACTTCCTTAAGAGCATAGGCTTTAAAATTCTCATCCACTTTTGAAAAATCGACCAAATCAATTTTTTGGGCGATGGGAAAGGCCTCTAATTGTTCACGCAAATTTGAAATTTCCAAATTGGACAAAATTTCCTCAGTAAAAAATCCAATATCATAATCGGAGAATTTTTTTACCGAGTCGGCATGAGCCCGTGAACCAAACAAAAAAATATCGGCATCTTTCTCTTTAAAGAAATTGAGAATCTGCTTTTTGAGAAACTCTTTTACTTCAGAAAAAGACTGCCAATTCACTTTCCACCCGCAATGGCAGGCACAATTGACAACTCATCGCCCGCTTTAAGAGGAGTAGCATCACTTTGCAGAAAGCGGATGTCTTCTTCATTCACATAAAAATTGACGAAGCGACGGAGACTTCCTTTTTCGTCGCAGAGACGATTATAAATTCCGGGATAGGCTTTCTCCAGGTTTTGGAGGGCTTCTTTGACGGTGCCTGCCTGTATTTGAACTTCACCCTGGTTTTGGGTGAGCTTTTGTAGGGGAGTGGGGATGCGTACTTTGACTGACATGGTTTTCTCCTTCTTAAAGAGTGCGTAAACGAAATTTTTTCTCGCTATAATCCTTCTTCTCATCCTCCCAACTAAACAAGCTAGCCGCGACCGCCTTGCCTTCGCGGACGGAAACTACCACCCAATGTAAATTGGGATTATTAGGTTCGCCCCAAGGACCTGCCATCAATTTGTCTTCTTCAGAAAAATATACCTCATGATCAGGGTGCGAATGGTAGATGACTTTAAACTCAAAGTCTTTGTCCGCAGCTTCTCTTTCGACAATGCTCACATCCTTAGGATCCATGTAGTAAGCATTTTTGCTGGTGCGCGAATACTTTTCAGGATCCTGGGCATGCAGTTCATCCTGAATATTTTTAATGGGAAAAAGCCCAATGGCATTGTGATGTTCTTTAGGGCCAATGAGAATCCCGCAGGCCTCACTGGGATAGGCCTTTTCGGTTTGAAGACAGATTTGTTTTAAAACGTATTCGGAAATAAAGGGCATAGATATAGATAGCTTCTTTACTTCCCCCTCTTAAGCTAAGAGGGGGTTAGGGGGCGTTATGACCAATTGAATGCGATTGAACCATAACCCCTCCTACCTCCCCTTAGCTTAAGGGGAGGAAAGGTCATTACAAATACCTCTCCCCTGAATCACAAAAAATCGTCACAATCACTCCTTCTTTTATTTGTTTTGCAATCTGATAGGCCCCCAGCAAATTGGCTCCTGCCGAGTGTCCCACCAGCATCCCTTCTTTTTTCGCCAGCGCTTCGCATAAGTCCCAAGCAGGTTCAGTGGCGATGGACAGTTTTTGGTCGTGCTCTGCTTCTTTGTATATTCCCGGCACAATCGAAGTAGGCATATGCTTCAAACCTTCCAAGCCATGGAGTGCATCTTCGGGTTCTACCGCAATCACTTGAATCTTTGGATTGTAGGCCTTGAGCCGACGACCCGTTCCCATCAAGGTGCCACTGGTTCCTATCCCTGCCACAAAATGAGTGACACGACCTTGCGTTTGATTCCAGATTTCTAGCCCTGTCGTATCGTAATGCGCCTGAGGATTAAAGGGGTTGTTGTATTGATCGGGACAAAAATATTTATCCGGATTTTCTTTTTTTAATTTCTGCGCCAGGCGAATGGCCCCATCCGAGCCTTCCATCTCTGACGAAAAAGTCAGCTTGGCCCCGTAACTGAGGGCCACGGCTTTTCGCCGCGGGCTTACATTTCCAGGAACCACCAACTCCACCGGATAACCCAAGGCTGCACCAATCATCGCCAAGGCAATCCCGGTGTTTCCACTGGTGGGATCCATAATGATTTTCCCTGGTCTGAGTTGGCCAGATTTTATTCCTTCCATCACCATACGCGCCGCAGGCCTGTCTTTGATGGAACCTCCGGGATTATAAAACTCCAGCTTCGCGTAAATTTCCACTTTGGGAAGTTCTTTTTCAAAGAATCGTACACGGTAGAGGGGGGTGTTGCCGATTAAGTCTAACATACCAACTTTGTTCATAATATTTTAAACTTCGTTGCAGAAATTCTCTTTATGCAATGAAGCACTATCCCGCCATCACATCCATATCTACAGGCTCAACACCTACTCCACGCGATTCAAAATATTTAATCGCTTCTTCAATTCTTTCAGCTGTCCCTTCTAATTCCAGACCAATCAAACCAATTTCTTGCGTGACGGATGCCGTGCGAACATTGAAGCGAACTTTATATTTATCGTACATGTCGCAGATGACGGCCTCAGTGGTTTTTGCTTTCGGGAAAGTAAGATAGATTTTTTTCTTAATATTGTTGGACATAAATATTTGATGGTTCGACAGGCTCACCATGTCCCCACGTGGGACACCCTGAGGCTCTCGAAGGGTCAACTCCGTTTATTTCTTCATCTGTCCCACCACTGCATCAAAATCGGCCAGCTTGGCATTAATCACGGTAGGGGCACCTACAAAATCGGCCACCGCTTCCTGGGTCTTCAAACCATTTCCAGTCACACACACCACTACCGATTCGTCTTTGGGAATTTTGCCTTGCTCAATCAATTTCTTGGCGGCCCCCAGGGTAACACCGCCCGCAGTCTCAGTAAAAATCCCAGTGGTTTCTGCTAGCAGTTTGATGGCTTCCACAATTTCGGGATCACTCACATCTTCGGCCCAGCCCCCCGTTTCTTTCATTGAACCCATGGCGTAAAACCCATCGGCAGGGTTACCAATGGCCAGAGACTTCGCAATGGTGTTGGGTTTCACGGGTTTGAACAATTCCCAATCATTTTTGAGTGCGGTCGAAATGGGTGAACAACCCGTGGCCTGCCCCCCAAACACCTTACAGTTTGGCGCTTCAATCAAGCCCATCTTATGAAACTCTTTCATGGCCTTGTGGATTTTGGTGAGCAGAGAACCCGAGGCCATCGGCACCACCACATTTTGGGGGGCCTTCCAACCCAATTGTTCCATGGTTTCGTAAAACAAACTCTTGGAACCTTCGGCATAAAAAGGACGGATATTAATATTCACAAAGGCCCATTTGTATTTCGCGGCAATCTCGCTGCACAGACGATTCACTTCATCGTAGGTGCCGCGGATACCGACCACATTTCCGCCAAACACCAGGGTTCCCAAAATCTTGCCAGCTTCCAGATCGTGGGGAATAAACACGTAGCTTTTAAGCCCTGCCCCGGCGGCATTGGCGGCGACCGAATTGGCGAGATTCCCCGTGGAAGCGCAGGCAACGGTTTCAAATCCAAATTCCTTGGCCTTGGACAAAGCCACCGAAACGACGCGATCTTTGAAAGAAAGCGTAGGATAAGAAACCGCGTCATTTTTTATATAAAGTTCTTTCACACCCAATATCTTAGCCAGGCGATCGGCTTTTACGAGAGGTGTAAAACCGACATCACGACCCACCGTGGGCTCGCCATCAATCGGAAGCAGCTCGCGATAACGCCACATGTTTTTGGCGCGACTTTCAATTTTTTTGCGAGAGATATCTTTTTTGATTTCCT contains these protein-coding regions:
- the sat gene encoding sulfate adenylyltransferase translates to MPAIAPHGGKLISRILTGSEREKALTQVSALPKIVLNSRERSDLDMIACGALSPLEGFMGQKEYENVVEKMRLLNGLAWTIPITLAVKKEDSAKYEIGKDIALFSPSPQPSPLKGEGAFSAEGEILAILHLQEKFEPNKKNEALKVYKTEEGAHPGVAAVYAQGEVYLAGKVSVLNRVQYDHFLQYRLDPAQLRALFAEKKWKRVVGFQTRNPIHRAHEYLTKCALEIVDGLLIHPLVGDTKSDDIPAEVRMKCYEKLIENYYPANRTQLAVNPAAMRYAGPREAIFHALIRQNYGCSHFIVGRDHAGVGNYYGTFDAHFIFENFNKEELAITPLFFDHTFYCKKCEGMASTKTCPHDKENHVALSGTKVRELLSKGELPPPEFSRPEVARILIESMRK
- a CDS encoding nucleotidyltransferase substrate binding protein; the encoded protein is MEEKEEQFALRLSQLKQALCTLEEALAQPYSSFVRDSVIKRFEYCLELTWKILKRALELEAVLSPSPKQVFRDSVQVGWIDETELEQWFEYLSYRNNTAHTYNVMVADEVYETAKKFVHSLSILIQKIEP
- a CDS encoding nucleotidyltransferase domain-containing protein, whose product is MNWQSFSEVKEFLKKQILNFFKEKDADIFLFGSRAHADSVKKFSDYDIGFFTEEILSNLEISNLREQLEAFPIAQKIDLVDFSKVDENFKAYALKEVQIWKKKKNNSLFD
- a CDS encoding MoaD/ThiS family protein, which translates into the protein MSVKVRIPTPLQKLTQNQGEVQIQAGTVKEALQNLEKAYPGIYNRLCDEKGSLRRFVNFYVNEEDIRFLQSDATPLKAGDELSIVPAIAGGK
- a CDS encoding M67 family metallopeptidase — encoded protein: MPFISEYVLKQICLQTEKAYPSEACGILIGPKEHHNAIGLFPIKNIQDELHAQDPEKYSRTSKNAYYMDPKDVSIVEREAADKDFEFKVIYHSHPDHEVYFSEEDKLMAGPWGEPNNPNLHWVVVSVREGKAVAASLFSWEDEKKDYSEKKFRLRTL
- a CDS encoding cysteine synthase family protein yields the protein MNKVGMLDLIGNTPLYRVRFFEKELPKVEIYAKLEFYNPGGSIKDRPAARMVMEGIKSGQLRPGKIIMDPTSGNTGIALAMIGAALGYPVELVVPGNVSPRRKAVALSYGAKLTFSSEMEGSDGAIRLAQKLKKENPDKYFCPDQYNNPFNPQAHYDTTGLEIWNQTQGRVTHFVAGIGTSGTLMGTGRRLKAYNPKIQVIAVEPEDALHGLEGLKHMPTSIVPGIYKEAEHDQKLSIATEPAWDLCEALAKKEGMLVGHSAGANLLGAYQIAKQIKEGVIVTIFCDSGERYL
- a CDS encoding NIL domain-containing protein, whose product is MSNNIKKKIYLTFPKAKTTEAVICDMYDKYKVRFNVRTASVTQEIGLIGLELEGTAERIEEAIKYFESRGVGVEPVDMDVMAG
- a CDS encoding threonine synthase; the protein is MSYVKGLKCRECGQLYPVTPTHVCEYCFGPLEVDYNYEEIKKDISRKKIESRAKNMWRYRELLPIDGEPTVGRDVGFTPLVKADRLAKILGVKELYIKNDAVSYPTLSFKDRVVSVALSKAKEFGFETVACASTGNLANSVAANAAGAGLKSYVFIPHDLEAGKILGTLVFGGNVVGIRGTYDEVNRLCSEIAAKYKWAFVNINIRPFYAEGSKSLFYETMEQLGWKAPQNVVVPMASGSLLTKIHKAMKEFHKMGLIEAPNCKVFGGQATGCSPISTALKNDWELFKPVKPNTIAKSLAIGNPADGFYAMGSMKETGGWAEDVSDPEIVEAIKLLAETTGIFTETAGGVTLGAAKKLIEQGKIPKDESVVVCVTGNGLKTQEAVADFVGAPTVINAKLADFDAVVGQMKK